The Polymorphobacter megasporae genome window below encodes:
- a CDS encoding tetratricopeptide repeat-containing sulfotransferase family protein: MLDLATRTAIETALGDRQIGLAVTLAAAALAAGARDPMLFNLVAWRAEEAGDFAAAHHALGEAMALAPHDATIITAAGRALRKEGRIGAALAMFDRASAIEPGFAVPWLERGYALDVANDAAAALTSYQRAAALDPAMAPAWAGAAAAAARLGQPVAELAARALAIDPHDATATMALARSELGSDPRRAAARIREMLAMQIGVADRIAALTLLGDALDRIDATADAFAAYAAAKSMFAQLHAPRFAALSEPPQREFIDNIAAAVDDVDPMAWHKRVAPPGRRGHVFLLGYPRSGTTLVENILASAPGVEALEERPTLIDADREFLTDPGGIARLAAIDAATATGFGDRYWQRVADAGVDPATTFVDMDPLKGIKLPLIARLFPDARVVVMRRDPRDIVLSCFRQNFAITAAAYAFTTIEGVAEHYAALMRLTALCRERLPLAVHDLRYEDLVADFDTTTRSLCTFTGIDWSPDLRRFDRTAARRGVSTASAGQVNRPLYDGSGQWRRYADQLAPVMPILAPWIERFGYDL; this comes from the coding sequence ATGCTCGATTTAGCGACGCGGACGGCAATCGAGACCGCACTCGGCGACCGCCAGATCGGTCTCGCAGTGACGCTCGCCGCCGCCGCGCTCGCCGCCGGGGCGCGCGACCCGATGCTGTTCAATCTCGTCGCATGGCGTGCGGAGGAAGCGGGCGACTTCGCCGCGGCGCACCATGCGCTCGGCGAGGCAATGGCGCTCGCGCCGCACGATGCGACGATCATCACTGCGGCCGGCCGCGCCCTTCGCAAGGAAGGCCGGATCGGCGCGGCGCTGGCGATGTTCGATCGTGCTTCGGCGATCGAGCCGGGCTTTGCGGTGCCGTGGCTCGAACGCGGCTATGCACTCGATGTCGCGAACGACGCCGCCGCCGCGCTGACCAGTTACCAGCGCGCCGCCGCGCTCGATCCGGCGATGGCGCCGGCGTGGGCGGGCGCAGCGGCGGCGGCGGCACGGCTCGGGCAGCCCGTCGCCGAGCTCGCCGCGCGCGCGCTCGCAATCGACCCGCACGACGCGACCGCGACGATGGCGCTGGCGCGGAGCGAGCTCGGCAGCGACCCTCGCCGCGCCGCCGCGCGCATCCGCGAAATGCTCGCAATGCAGATTGGTGTCGCCGACCGGATCGCGGCGCTGACGCTGCTCGGCGATGCGCTCGACCGGATCGATGCGACCGCCGACGCCTTCGCGGCGTACGCGGCGGCGAAGTCGATGTTTGCGCAGTTGCACGCACCGCGCTTCGCCGCGCTGAGCGAGCCGCCGCAGCGCGAGTTCATCGACAACATTGCCGCGGCGGTCGACGACGTCGACCCGATGGCGTGGCACAAGCGAGTCGCTCCCCCGGGCCGTCGCGGCCACGTCTTCCTGCTCGGCTACCCGCGGTCGGGCACGACACTGGTCGAGAACATCCTCGCCAGCGCGCCCGGGGTCGAGGCGCTCGAGGAACGGCCGACCTTGATCGACGCCGACCGCGAATTCCTGACCGACCCCGGCGGCATTGCCCGCCTCGCGGCAATCGATGCTGCGACGGCGACAGGCTTCGGCGATCGCTACTGGCAGCGCGTCGCCGACGCCGGCGTCGATCCCGCGACGACTTTCGTCGATATGGACCCGCTCAAGGGGATCAAATTGCCGCTCATCGCCCGGCTGTTCCCCGATGCCCGCGTCGTCGTCATGCGCCGCGACCCGCGCGACATCGTCCTGAGCTGCTTCCGCCAGAACTTCGCGATTACCGCTGCCGCCTACGCGTTCACCACGATCGAGGGCGTGGCGGAACACTATGCCGCACTGATGCGACTGACCGCGCTCTGCCGCGAACGGCTGCCGCTCGCGGTCCACGACCTGCGCTACGAGGATCTGGTTGCCGACTTCGACACGACGACGCGGAGCCTATGCACCTTCACCGGCATCGACTGGTCACCCGACCTGCGGCGCTTTGATCGCACCGCCGCCCGGCGCGGGGTGTCGACCGCGAGTGCTGGGCAGGTCAATCGTCCGCTTTACGACGGCAGCGGCCAGTGGCGGCGCTATGCCGACCAGCTCGCGCCGGTGATGCCGATCCTCGCGCCGTGGATCGAGCGGTTCGGCTATGACCTTTAA
- a CDS encoding S9 family peptidase, translated as MRAFLAGLIGLAAMTIATASSAADLTLERVFASPSLSGPAPRVLKLSPDGKYATLLKPRPDDKDRYDLWAVDVATGTSRMLVDSTKLGTGAALSEIERMNRERQRIASIKGIASYSWAPDSQHLLVPIDGDLWLAGLDGSVKQLTKTAATETDAQLSPKGRFASFVRDRNFFVLDLNAETETALTKDGSDTIGWGAAEFIAQEELHRFTGTWWSPADDRVAVERVDESGVQVVQRAAIGADGTRVYAQRYPAAGTPNAHVELWLMAPDGSARVKADLGPDLDIYLARVDWAADGKSLFVQRLSRDQKRLDILQVDPATGAAHVILTDTSKTWVNLNDDFTALDDGSQIIGSERTGFAHLYRRAGNKLTVLTHGDWVVDDVIGIDQKAHKVFFTGYADTVLEKHLYVVDYLAPGAPVRITAPGGWHEVAMDKGGTAALITRSTPTQPAQTWLADAAGNRRAWIEENTLNAAHPYAPFLAAHVTPEFGTISAADGTPLHYRLFKPTTPGPHPVYFTVYGGPGVQSINHAWPAPINEYLVQHGWAVFQVDNRGSTHRGKKFEDVLYHSMGKTEVDDQLAALAWVKQQAWAAPDKVVVNGWSYGGYMTLKLLAAAPTAFAAGIAGAPVTRWELYDTAYTERYLGTPQADPKAYSSSDALTTATDIERPLLLIHGMADDNVVFENSTALMAKLQKANKPFDLMVYPGATHAAAGLDVHVWLTRLRFMGRTVAPTGY; from the coding sequence ATGCGGGCGTTTTTGGCGGGACTTATCGGGCTGGCGGCGATGACCATCGCGACAGCATCATCCGCAGCCGACCTCACGCTCGAACGCGTCTTCGCGTCGCCATCGCTTAGCGGCCCCGCCCCGCGCGTCCTCAAGCTATCGCCCGACGGCAAATACGCGACGCTGCTCAAGCCACGCCCCGACGACAAGGATCGCTACGACCTGTGGGCGGTCGACGTCGCCACCGGGACGTCGCGTATGCTCGTCGATTCAACGAAGCTCGGGACCGGCGCGGCATTGTCGGAAATCGAGCGGATGAACCGCGAGCGCCAGCGGATCGCCAGCATCAAGGGAATCGCCAGTTACAGCTGGGCCCCCGATTCGCAGCATTTGCTCGTGCCGATCGACGGCGACCTGTGGCTCGCTGGACTCGACGGGTCGGTCAAGCAACTGACCAAGACGGCGGCGACCGAGACCGACGCGCAGCTTTCGCCGAAGGGCCGTTTTGCTTCGTTCGTCCGCGACCGCAATTTCTTTGTCCTCGACCTGAACGCCGAGACCGAGACCGCGCTGACCAAGGACGGCTCGGACACGATCGGCTGGGGCGCCGCCGAGTTCATCGCGCAAGAGGAGCTCCACCGCTTCACCGGGACATGGTGGTCGCCCGCCGACGACCGGGTCGCAGTCGAGCGCGTCGACGAATCGGGGGTGCAGGTCGTCCAGCGCGCCGCGATCGGCGCCGACGGCACGCGGGTCTACGCGCAGCGCTATCCCGCCGCGGGGACGCCGAATGCCCACGTCGAGCTGTGGCTGATGGCCCCCGATGGGAGTGCGCGGGTCAAGGCCGACCTCGGCCCAGACCTCGACATCTACCTCGCCCGTGTCGACTGGGCGGCGGACGGCAAGTCGCTGTTCGTGCAACGCCTGTCGCGCGACCAGAAGCGGCTCGATATCCTCCAGGTCGACCCCGCGACGGGGGCGGCGCACGTCATCCTGACCGACACGTCGAAGACGTGGGTCAACCTCAACGACGACTTCACCGCGCTCGACGACGGCTCGCAGATCATCGGGTCGGAGCGCACCGGCTTCGCGCATCTGTACCGCCGCGCGGGCAACAAGCTGACCGTGCTGACGCACGGCGACTGGGTCGTCGACGATGTCATCGGGATCGACCAGAAGGCGCACAAGGTCTTCTTCACCGGCTACGCCGACACCGTCCTCGAAAAGCACCTGTACGTCGTCGACTACCTCGCGCCCGGAGCGCCGGTGCGGATCACCGCGCCCGGCGGCTGGCATGAAGTCGCGATGGACAAGGGCGGGACCGCCGCGCTGATCACCCGCTCGACCCCGACCCAGCCAGCGCAAACGTGGCTCGCCGACGCCGCCGGCAATCGCCGCGCATGGATCGAGGAGAATACGCTGAACGCGGCGCACCCGTACGCGCCGTTCCTCGCTGCGCATGTCACGCCGGAGTTCGGCACGATCTCCGCTGCCGACGGCACCCCGCTGCATTACCGGTTGTTCAAACCGACGACGCCCGGGCCGCACCCGGTCTATTTCACCGTCTATGGCGGTCCCGGGGTCCAGTCGATCAACCACGCGTGGCCCGCGCCGATCAACGAATATCTCGTCCAGCACGGCTGGGCGGTGTTCCAGGTCGACAATCGCGGATCGACCCACCGCGGCAAGAAATTCGAGGACGTCCTCTACCACAGCATGGGCAAAACCGAGGTCGACGACCAGCTCGCCGCGCTGGCGTGGGTCAAGCAGCAGGCGTGGGCGGCCCCCGACAAGGTCGTCGTCAACGGCTGGAGCTACGGCGGCTACATGACGTTGAAGCTGCTCGCCGCCGCGCCGACCGCGTTCGCCGCCGGGATCGCTGGAGCGCCGGTAACGCGCTGGGAGTTGTACGACACCGCGTACACCGAACGTTATCTCGGCACCCCGCAGGCCGACCCCAAGGCGTATTCATCGAGCGATGCGCTGACGACCGCGACCGATATCGAGCGCCCGCTCCTGCTCATCCACGGCATGGCGGACGACAATGTCGTGTTCGAGAATTCGACCGCGCTGATGGCCAAGTTGCAAAAGGCGAACAAGCCGTTCGACCTGATGGTCTACCCCGGCGCGACCCACGCCGCCGCCGGGCTCGACGTCCACGTCTGGCTGACGCGGCTCCGCTTTATGGGGCGCACCGTCGCTCCGACAGGATATTAA
- a CDS encoding ABC transporter transmembrane domain-containing protein — MAIATTKDAAPPSRKLSKLIILWRFVKVYPGHLAMALVALAVAAGSTLAVPKGLQLVVDKGFHAGADPAVIAPYFWALLGVVAVQGIATAVRFYYVSWIGERVVADLRRTVQRHLLSLDPGFFEENRPSEIASRLTSDTAVIEQVVSTSASVALRNAFMGIGGLVYMIALSPKLAGLMLLVIPMVIIPIIVLGRRVRDLSRSSQDRIASIGTIIAEVLGAIKVVQAFTQEVREAARFGEAVEATFDAAKRRIRVRAMMTGIVIFLIFGAITLVLWEGAADVVAGRMTGGTITAFLFTAAIVAGAFGALTETYGDFMRAAGASGRIEELLAATPDIRAPAHPVALPLPAMGRLTLDHVNFNYATKPDAPAVIDFTLDIAPGETVAVVGPSGAGKSTLFALVQRFYDPQSGVIRLDGVALPEADPIDVRSRIAVVPQETVVFATSAYENILYGRPDATEAEVWAAAEAAHADDFLRALPQGIHTFLGEAGSRLSGGQRQRMAIARAILRDAPLLLLDEATSALDAESERLVQRALEKLMEGRTTLVIAHRLATVRNADRIIVMDGGHIVAQGTHDRLIAQGGLYAKLARLQFEDAA, encoded by the coding sequence ATGGCCATCGCCACCACTAAAGATGCTGCGCCGCCGTCGCGCAAGCTGTCGAAGCTCATCATCCTATGGCGCTTCGTCAAGGTCTACCCCGGCCACCTCGCGATGGCGCTTGTCGCGCTCGCGGTCGCGGCCGGATCGACGCTCGCGGTGCCGAAGGGCTTGCAGCTCGTCGTCGACAAGGGTTTCCATGCCGGCGCCGACCCGGCGGTTATCGCGCCGTATTTCTGGGCGCTGCTCGGGGTCGTCGCGGTCCAGGGCATCGCCACCGCAGTCCGCTTTTATTACGTCAGCTGGATCGGCGAGCGCGTCGTCGCCGACCTTCGCCGCACCGTCCAACGGCATCTGCTGTCGCTCGACCCCGGCTTTTTCGAGGAGAACCGCCCGTCTGAGATCGCGTCGCGGCTGACCTCGGACACCGCGGTGATCGAGCAGGTCGTGTCGACCTCGGCGTCGGTCGCGCTGCGCAACGCGTTCATGGGTATCGGCGGGCTGGTCTACATGATCGCGCTCAGCCCCAAGCTCGCCGGGCTGATGCTCCTCGTCATCCCGATGGTGATCATCCCGATCATCGTCCTCGGCCGTCGCGTCCGCGATCTGTCGCGGTCGAGCCAGGACCGCATCGCCAGCATTGGCACGATCATCGCCGAGGTCCTCGGCGCGATCAAAGTGGTCCAGGCATTTACCCAGGAGGTCCGCGAGGCGGCACGCTTCGGCGAGGCGGTCGAGGCGACCTTCGACGCCGCCAAGCGCCGCATCCGAGTCCGCGCGATGATGACCGGCATCGTCATCTTCCTGATCTTCGGCGCGATCACCCTCGTGCTGTGGGAGGGCGCCGCCGACGTCGTCGCCGGGCGGATGACCGGGGGCACGATCACCGCCTTCCTGTTCACCGCCGCAATCGTCGCGGGCGCGTTCGGCGCGCTGACCGAGACCTATGGCGACTTCATGCGCGCCGCCGGGGCATCGGGGCGGATCGAGGAACTGCTCGCCGCGACCCCCGACATCCGCGCTCCCGCGCATCCCGTCGCGCTGCCGCTGCCGGCGATGGGCCGCCTGACGCTCGACCACGTCAATTTCAACTATGCGACCAAGCCCGACGCCCCGGCGGTGATCGACTTCACTCTCGACATCGCGCCGGGCGAGACGGTCGCGGTCGTCGGGCCGTCGGGCGCGGGCAAGTCGACGTTGTTCGCGCTTGTCCAGCGCTTCTACGACCCGCAGTCGGGGGTTATCCGCCTCGACGGCGTTGCGCTGCCCGAAGCCGACCCGATCGACGTCCGCTCACGCATCGCCGTGGTGCCGCAGGAAACCGTCGTCTTCGCCACCAGCGCCTACGAGAACATCCTCTACGGCCGCCCCGACGCGACCGAGGCCGAGGTGTGGGCCGCCGCCGAGGCCGCACACGCCGACGACTTCCTCCGCGCATTGCCGCAGGGCATCCACACCTTCCTCGGTGAGGCGGGGTCGCGGCTGTCGGGCGGCCAACGCCAGCGCATGGCGATCGCCCGCGCGATCCTCCGCGACGCGCCGCTATTGCTGCTCGACGAGGCAACGAGCGCGCTCGACGCCGAATCCGAACGCCTCGTCCAGCGCGCGCTCGAGAAATTGATGGAGGGCCGCACGACCCTCGTCATCGCACACCGTCTGGCAACCGTCCGCAACGCCGACCGGATCATCGTCATGGACGGCGGGCACATCGTCGCGCAGGGCACGCACGACCGGCTGATCGCGCAGGGCGGGTTGTACGCGAAGCTGGCGCGGTTGCAGTTCGAGGATGCGGCGTAG
- a CDS encoding DUF3592 domain-containing protein — protein sequence MLLVIGITLLAFAAWQAWQVIEFNRQAISTTATVVADRGEEHDVMSEPHPLIEFATADGQTMRYNQNGMGSQRIGSHMPLRYLASDPRGTAIVATFWSTWSQVILPLIPAIGAIVLGLLGVVVGLRPGRY from the coding sequence GTGTTGCTGGTGATCGGCATTACGTTGCTCGCATTCGCCGCCTGGCAGGCGTGGCAGGTGATCGAATTCAACCGGCAGGCGATCTCGACGACAGCGACGGTCGTGGCCGACCGCGGTGAGGAGCATGACGTCATGTCGGAACCGCACCCGCTCATCGAATTCGCGACGGCGGATGGTCAGACGATGCGATACAACCAAAACGGCATGGGATCGCAACGGATCGGCAGCCATATGCCCCTGCGCTATCTCGCTTCCGACCCGCGCGGGACCGCGATCGTTGCGACGTTCTGGTCGACGTGGTCGCAGGTGATCCTGCCGCTTATTCCGGCAATCGGGGCAATCGTTCTCGGCTTACTGGGTGTCGTCGTTGGACTCCGACCCGGACGCTATTAG
- a CDS encoding fatty acid desaturase gives MSAVATVLRSDHRAGTGHAIAAGIAGAWLAIHFGGIFAFPLTTASLVWVVPLVLVQTWLSTGLFIVAHDCMHGSFAPGRAAVNRTVGRLALMFYAGLDYDKMLPNHFAHHRHVGTEADPDFDAANPTRPVKWLARFFGTYYSHWQIVRIVVVLGFYQLIGASLINIIVFWAIPALLALLQLFWFGTFLPHRHAHDVFPDRHNARSSRFGPWLSVLTCFNFGGYHHEHHLHPHVAWWRLPATRTEGKA, from the coding sequence GTGTCAGCCGTCGCGACCGTCCTTCGATCCGATCACCGCGCGGGCACCGGCCACGCGATCGCTGCGGGCATTGCCGGGGCGTGGCTGGCGATTCACTTTGGCGGCATCTTCGCGTTTCCGCTGACGACGGCGAGCCTCGTCTGGGTCGTTCCGCTCGTGCTCGTCCAGACATGGCTGTCGACCGGGCTGTTCATCGTCGCCCACGACTGCATGCACGGCTCGTTCGCGCCAGGGCGGGCTGCGGTCAACCGCACCGTCGGGCGGCTGGCGCTGATGTTCTACGCGGGGCTCGACTACGATAAGATGCTGCCGAACCATTTCGCGCACCACCGCCATGTCGGCACCGAGGCCGACCCCGATTTCGACGCGGCAAACCCGACGCGGCCGGTCAAGTGGCTCGCGCGGTTCTTCGGGACCTATTATTCGCACTGGCAGATCGTGCGGATCGTCGTCGTTCTCGGATTTTACCAGCTGATTGGCGCGTCGCTCATCAACATCATCGTCTTCTGGGCGATCCCGGCGCTGCTCGCGCTGCTCCAGTTGTTCTGGTTCGGGACGTTCCTGCCGCATCGCCACGCGCACGATGTCTTTCCCGACCGCCATAATGCGCGGAGCTCGCGCTTCGGGCCCTGGCTGTCGGTGCTGACGTGCTTCAACTTCGGCGGCTATCACCACGAGCATCATCTCCACCCGCACGTCGCGTGGTGGCGCCTGCCGGCGACGCGGACCGAGGGGAAGGCGTGA
- a CDS encoding sterol desaturase family protein, which yields MNLNVTTGEGVAVALAALAAMEAVAYVAHRWVMHGFMWGLHRSHHEPRSGLLEANDWFAVMGAAPAIALIFAGTVLGFGSALMWLGVGITGYGVIYFGFHDIIVHRRVPVSWVPRSRYMKRIVQAHRLHHVVETRAGTVSFGFIYAPPVRDLLAKLEANGGGRLRSSQGKAGSKVRREMAPEPASGGHG from the coding sequence ATGAACCTCAACGTTACAACGGGCGAGGGTGTCGCCGTCGCACTCGCGGCGCTCGCGGCGATGGAGGCGGTTGCATATGTCGCGCACCGCTGGGTGATGCACGGCTTCATGTGGGGGCTCCACCGATCGCATCACGAGCCGCGGTCGGGGTTGCTCGAGGCGAACGACTGGTTCGCGGTGATGGGCGCGGCTCCGGCGATCGCCCTGATCTTTGCCGGCACCGTCCTCGGCTTCGGCAGCGCGCTGATGTGGCTTGGGGTCGGGATCACCGGCTATGGCGTGATCTATTTCGGTTTTCACGACATCATCGTCCATCGCCGCGTGCCGGTGTCGTGGGTGCCGCGCAGCCGCTACATGAAGCGCATCGTCCAGGCGCACCGGCTCCACCATGTCGTCGAGACGCGGGCGGGGACGGTGTCGTTCGGCTTTATCTACGCGCCGCCGGTCCGTGACTTGCTGGCCAAGCTCGAGGCCAACGGCGGCGGGCGGCTCAGGTCGTCGCAGGGTAAGGCCGGGTCCAAAGTCCGGCGCGAGATGGCCCCGGAGCCGGCCAGCGGCGGGCACGGCTGA
- a CDS encoding phytoene/squalene synthase family protein, giving the protein MTDALVAASRASIEKGSKSFALASRLFDPVLRDRATLLYAWCRYADDVIDGQDAGYGRVEYAGTPAERLAALEAGTRLALSAGRDSSTHSLIRHPGEGRDPPSSATRNSELATTVGPGLRRDDDQGVERETRDDDQGVGEATNLPFAALARVAAETAMPERYPLDLIEGFRSDVEERAFITFDDTLTYCYHVAGCVGVMMAIVMGVAPGDRATLDRACDLGMAFQLNNIARDVVEDAGNGRCYLPAIWLAEAGLTQATYASPENRAALATVVARLVDEAERYEASSRFGTPALTRRAAWAVLAAADIYGGIGRKVRAEGAVALDHRVTTSRAEKLLAVVRTLPLSFSRARRWPAPGPSRAGLWTRPYPATT; this is encoded by the coding sequence ATGACCGACGCGCTCGTCGCGGCGAGCCGGGCGTCGATCGAAAAGGGGTCGAAGAGCTTCGCGCTCGCGTCGCGGCTGTTCGACCCTGTGCTGCGCGACCGGGCGACGCTGCTGTACGCGTGGTGCCGGTATGCGGATGATGTGATCGACGGGCAGGACGCGGGGTACGGGCGCGTCGAGTATGCGGGGACTCCGGCGGAGCGGTTGGCGGCGTTAGAGGCGGGGACGCGACTTGCTCTGAGCGCGGGCCGGGATTCAAGCACTCACTCCCTAATTCGTCATCCCGGCGAAGGCCGGGACCCACCGTCGAGCGCAACGCGAAATTCGGAGCTTGCCACCACCGTGGGTCCCGGCCTTCGCCGGGATGACGATCAAGGGGTCGAGCGAGAAACACGGGATGACGATCAAGGGGTAGGGGAAGCCACGAACCTTCCCTTCGCCGCACTCGCCCGCGTCGCTGCCGAGACCGCGATGCCCGAACGCTATCCGCTCGACCTGATCGAGGGTTTTCGCTCCGACGTCGAGGAGCGCGCGTTCATCACCTTCGACGACACGCTGACATACTGCTACCACGTCGCCGGGTGCGTCGGGGTGATGATGGCGATCGTCATGGGGGTCGCCCCCGGTGACCGCGCGACGCTCGACCGCGCGTGCGATCTCGGCATGGCGTTCCAGCTCAACAATATCGCGCGCGATGTCGTCGAGGATGCTGGTAACGGGCGATGCTATCTCCCCGCGATCTGGCTCGCCGAGGCGGGGCTGACGCAAGCGACCTACGCAAGCCCCGAAAATCGCGCCGCGCTCGCGACCGTCGTCGCGCGCCTCGTCGACGAGGCCGAGCGATACGAAGCGTCGTCGCGCTTCGGCACCCCCGCGCTGACCCGCCGTGCGGCCTGGGCGGTGCTCGCCGCCGCCGACATCTACGGCGGCATCGGGCGGAAGGTGCGGGCCGAAGGCGCTGTGGCGCTCGACCACCGGGTGACAACGTCGCGGGCAGAGAAATTATTGGCGGTGGTGCGGACGTTGCCGCTGTCGTTCAGCCGTGCCCGCCGCTGGCCGGCTCCGGGGCCATCTCGCGCCGGACTTTGGACCCGGCCTTACCCTGCGACGACCTGA